AGCTTACTGAAAATATGCTATTAAATAACAAGCGAGGATACGAGCTTGTCTACCAGCTAAAAGAGCTAGGCGTACAAGTAAGTCTTGAGCAATTTGGCAGTGATTTGCACAGTTTACGTCACCTAATCGAATTGCCAATTGATCGAATTAATATCGATCGCCGGTTTATCTATGAGTTACCGTATGAGGATAAAAATCAGGCTGTTGTATTATCTGTGATTGCATTAGCTCAAAAGCTAGATTGGACAATATTGGCAAAAGGGGTAGAAACTCAGGAAGAATTAGATTATTTAAGCAAACATCGCTGTGATGAATATCAAGGATACCTGTTTCAAAAGCCTGTCTCTTCTGACAAAGTCAAAGCATTACTACGTCAAAACCTGGTGCTTTTAAATAGAATGAATGAAAGATAAAGCCCCTTTATTTTCAAAATAGCTGAAAAATGGTAAAGACTGAGCAATAGGCTAATTGTTCGGTCTTTTCTTTTATAAGGAAGAAAAGATATTTATCCACATTCTCTCAACTTTTTCTCAAAACTATGAATACTCTATCCCCTTCATTCATATAGTAGAAGAGAGGATGTACAGCTTTTGATGTGAACGAAACCATTTTGTCTAGTTTATCAATAGACAAACAAATGATTTCCGAATAAGGGGGAGTGTAATATGTTAAACCATGAACGATTGCCAAAACGAATGATCGTCTTACCTATCATTGGAATATTGTTGGCTGGATGCGGTAATGGTGTTCAAGCCACTCCTGACTCTGAAAAAACAGATCAGATAGTCAATTCAGGTATTACAGCTACTGTCTCGGAAGAAAACAAAAGCAACGATCAGTCAAGTAAGACACTTCAACCATCTACAAATCAAAATTCTAGCAATCCAGCTAGTAGTAAGGGACAACCGCCAGCTCAAACAAAGGAATTGACTTACACGATTGATGGAAAGCAAGTAAGTGAGCAGGGGCAGCTCTTTGAAAGCCACTTAGGGTATTATCTTTATTATTTACCTGACTTTAAAGCCACAGGTGAAGAGCCAGGGAAAGATATGCTCTTTTCTGAGAAGAATGACCGCTACGCTGTCCGTATTGAGCAAATGCCGGATAAAATAGATCTAACTGCTCAAAAGAAGCTAATGGAAGTTGAATTAAGTGATTTAGGAAATGTACAGAACCTGAAAAAAGAGCAGGAAACAGATCCTTTTTTGCAAAAAACAGCTCTTCATCTCGGTGTAGATACGAAAGACGATCATAAGGAAATTATCGTTACAAAAATAGATAAAAGGTGGTTCAGGTTTACGCTATTTGCTCCTAAAGAAAAGGAGAATGCTGTTATTCTCCCGCAACTCTTCGCTATGCTGAAAACCATTATGGTAAAAGAATAATCGACAACAAACCATAGATGAGGGTAAGTCTCAAAGAATCAACTAAATAAGATGAAGTTAAAATAGTGGATATATGACCAATACAATTGAGCCTTGTGGATTTCGATGTATTGGTTTTTTGTTGCATGAAAATACCTCTATCCTTCATAATGTAAGAACATATGATCTTATATTATAATAGGTGATAATAAATGGAAATTCAAGAACAAATTTTTGCTTATGTCATTTGGAAAGAGGCAGGAAAACATTTAAAAAGGGATACAGAGCTACTAATCAATTCTTCCTTAAAACTTGGGAAGGCATATGGGCAATTGCTCACCTTCCTTTGCGAAGTAGCGTATGCGATGGAGAAGGCAGCCGCGAAAGACTTACGAAAAATAGATGTAAGAATGCTTGCCATCGAGGAGGATCATGGGGAGACATTTGTACTATGGAAGCATAGAGGAGAAAATCGGTTAATGAGAATTCCTTTTGTACGAATAAAAAGACAGATTCAAGAAAAAATGGAAGATATGATTGAGTCTTTACATAAACGTACGGAAAAACTTTAAATATATCCGCTTACATTACCAATTTTGCGACAAAAAGATGGGGGAATCCAAAAAAACTTGGTATAATAGCTACGACATTATATCTATTTTTGAGAGGAGACTCAATACATGAAAAAGAGTATTACCGGATATTCCCTCTTAACAGGCTTACTTGCTTCTTCTTTATTTGCAACAAGCGCATTTGCAGCACCTCTTCAACCAGTTACACATGCAAACTGGATGAAAGAACAAAACATTATCTCTGATTTGTCCTTGGAAAGAAATATTACATTGGCGGAAGTAGCAGCAACAATGGTAAAAGTGAAAGGTGTTACCTTGGGTGCAGCGCAAGGTAAAGCACATTGGGCTACCCCTGCATTGCAATGGTTGGAAAAACAAGGTGCACTAACAGCAGCAGAAGTAAAAACACCAGTAGTGAATGTTTCTTCTGACAAAGCGATCGCAATTGCCAAAAAACTAGGCTATGACTTGAAAGTAGACAAAAAAGCTACGCTAACTCGTGGTGATTTCTTACAAGCACTAGGTAATGCTATCACGACTCATATAACAATCGCACATACAAATGATGTACATGGTCATATCGATGAAAATGAGAGCGGTAAAGAATTTGGTTATGCCAAAATGTCTACCTTAATCAAAGAATGGCGTGAAGAAAACAAAAACTTCTTATTGTTAGATGCTGGAGATACGTTCCAAGGAACAGTATTTGTAAACCAGTTTAAAGGTGAGTCTATTCTTCCGATCCTTAACTACTTAAATTATAATACGATGGCAGCAGGTAACCATGAATTTGACTTTGGATATGAGCAACTGTTGAAATTGCGTGATCAATTGAAATACCCAGTCATTAATGCGAATGTAATCAAAGAGGATGGTACTAACCTTCTAGTTCCGGTATACAAAACAGAAATTAATGGCAAAAAGTTTGCTTTCCTCGGCTTTGTAGCTGAAGATACGCCAATCCTGACGCATCCTGACAATGTAAAGGCTTTAACTTTTAAATCGCCAGTAGAAGTGGCTAAGAAAATGGTACCTGAGTTGAAGAAAGAAGTAGATCATGTTGTAGTCGTTTCTCACATTGGTGTGGATGTTGACCGTGAAGTAGCAAAAGCGGTTGATGGTATTGACCTTATCGTAGGCGGTCATTCGCATACACCATTACAACAACCTGAAAAAGTAAATAATACGTACATCGTTCAGGACTGGGAATATGGTAAATCACTAGGTCGTGCTGATCTTTTCTACTACAAGAACAAGCTCGTAGGCTTTAGCGGTGGTTTAGTTGAATATGATAAAAATGTAAAAGCTGATCCAGAAGTAGAAAAACTGGTAAAAGAAGTAGTAAATAAAGTAGATGACGCTATGAAAGTAGTAATCGCAAAAGCTGAAGTACCGCTTGATGGTGACCGTGAATTAGTTCGTAAAAAAGAAACAAATATCGGTAACTTAATTGCGGATGTTATGCGTGAAAAAACGCAATCCATCAAAGGACATGAAGCGGATATTGCCATTACAAATGGCGGTGGAATCCGTACTCAATTGCCAGCGGGTGATATCTCTAAGAAAGATTTGTATACGTTGCTACCATTCCCGAACACGCTCGTAACGATCGAGGCAACTGGGGATGAGATCGTTAAAGCATTGGAAGTAGGTGTGAGTGAAGTAGAGAAAGGTGC
This is a stretch of genomic DNA from Brevibacillus laterosporus DSM 25. It encodes these proteins:
- a CDS encoding bifunctional metallophosphatase/5'-nucleotidase, whose translation is MKKSITGYSLLTGLLASSLFATSAFAAPLQPVTHANWMKEQNIISDLSLERNITLAEVAATMVKVKGVTLGAAQGKAHWATPALQWLEKQGALTAAEVKTPVVNVSSDKAIAIAKKLGYDLKVDKKATLTRGDFLQALGNAITTHITIAHTNDVHGHIDENESGKEFGYAKMSTLIKEWREENKNFLLLDAGDTFQGTVFVNQFKGESILPILNYLNYNTMAAGNHEFDFGYEQLLKLRDQLKYPVINANVIKEDGTNLLVPVYKTEINGKKFAFLGFVAEDTPILTHPDNVKALTFKSPVEVAKKMVPELKKEVDHVVVVSHIGVDVDREVAKAVDGIDLIVGGHSHTPLQQPEKVNNTYIVQDWEYGKSLGRADLFYYKNKLVGFSGGLVEYDKNVKADPEVEKLVKEVVNKVDDAMKVVIAKAEVPLDGDRELVRKKETNIGNLIADVMREKTQSIKGHEADIAITNGGGIRTQLPAGDISKKDLYTLLPFPNTLVTIEATGDEIVKALEVGVSEVEKGAGRFPHISGMSFSYNPTKPAGQRLVEVKVAGKPIDLKKTYRIATNDFIATGGDGYSTLKKPAFDTGFTLYSIMEDALKERKMIAPKVEGRIVEVK